Below is a window of Callithrix jacchus isolate 240 chromosome 15, calJac240_pri, whole genome shotgun sequence DNA.
AGTCATGGACTAAATTAATCCTCTGCCCAGTGGGTTGGGCCACAACATCTGACCCAGGTGAATCCTGAGGAGTGGCTGGTTGTGTGTGTCACAGTGAGGaacttctttttcattgttttgcttGCCTCCCTGCCCCCCAGTACCCTGTGGACAGTTCATGGATTGCCCCAGAACTCCGGCTGCAGAGTGATGACATCTTGCCCTTGGGCAAGGACTCAGGGCCTCTGAGTGACCCTATCACAGGCAAGCCCTATGTGCCCCTGTTGGAAGCAGAGGAGGTGCGTCTCAGCCAGAGCCTGCTGGAACTGTGGCGGCGGCGAGGGCCGGTCTGGCAGGAGGCCCCCCAACTCCCTGTGGACCCACATCGGGACACCATCCTCAATGCCATTGAGCACCACCCGGTGGTGGTCATCTCCGGGGACACGGGCTGTGGGAAGACAACGCGCATCCCCCAGCTGTTGCTGGAGCGCTATGTGACCGAGGGCCGTGGTGCCCGCTGCAATGTGATCATCACCCAACCTCGACGCATCTCTGCTGTGTCTGTGGCGCAGCGGGTTAGCCACGAACTGGGCCCCTCCCTGCGCCGGAACGTGGGCTTCCAGGTGCGATTGGAAAGTAAGCCCCCGGCTCGAGGCGGGGCCCTGCTCTTCTGCACCGTGGGTATCCTGCTGCGCAAGCTGCAGAGCAATCCCAGCCTGGAGGGTGTGAGCCATGTCATTGTGGACGAGGTGCACGAGCGGGACGTGAACACAGACTTCCTGCTGATCCTGCTTAAGGGCCTGCAGCGGCTCAACCCGGCCCTGCGGCTGGTGCTCATGAGTGCCACAGGGGACAATGAGCGCTTCTCCCGATACTTTGGTGGCTGCCCCGTTATCAAGGTGCCTGGCTTCATGTACCCAGTCAAGGAGCACTACCTGGAGGACATCCTGGCCAAGCTGGGCAAGCACCAGTACCTGCACCGGCACCGGCACCACGAGGTGAGGGACATCCCCATCCCACACGGGGCTCCTGGTCTTTCCTCCGTGGATGCCCCTCTTCCCTGGCCCTGGGGCTTGGTGGCCTGGGACAAGTTACCCTCCCCAATCCTCGGTTTCCTTAATAGAAAACTGGGGACTAACCCTGCCTGCGTGGCACGCATGTGAGGACTGGAGTTGATGTCAAGCGGCTCCGTCTCACTGAGTCAGGTGGCTGTGTCCTTGGCATGACCCCTTACCCCGGGGCTGTGACTGTGGcctctcttcccccaccccagtCTGAGGATGAATGCGCCCTTGATTTGGACCTCGTGACTGATCTGGTTCTGCACATTGATGCCCGTGGGGAACCAGGTGGGTGCCTCATCTGCCCTGTGCCCGCCCTAGCTCCACTTGCAGCAGCAGCCTGCTCATGCCCCAGGGCTCCTTTACAGGTGGGATCCTGTGCTTCCTGCCTGGGTGGCAGGAGATCAAAGGAGTGCAGCAGCGCCTCCAGGAGGCCCTGGGCATGCACGAGAGCAAGTACCTCATCCTGCCAGGTGAGAGCCCGGGTGGAGGGACCAGGAACCTTCGGAAACGGGCCTGGCCTTTGTCTGGGGATTGACCCAACTGGGACTCCAGGGGCCCTGGTTTCTGACCACGCTGCGACGTTTTTCACTGGGCATAGTATCTGTGCCTGTTTCATCAAATGGGGTCAGAATCCTTGCCCTGCCCGCATGCCAGGGGGAAGTTCTGATGGAATGGTGGGAGCAGTAACCAGTGTGTGTCTTGcccaccagtgcactccaacaTCCCCATGATGGATCAGAAGGCCATATTCCAGCAGCCTCCAGTTGGGGTGCGCAAGATTGTCTTGGCCACCAATATTGCTGAGACTTCCATCACGATCAATGACATCGTGCATGTGGTGGACAGTGGGCTGCACAAGGAGGAACGCTATGACCTGAAGACCAAGGTGGCACctacctcctgggcccaaggggaGGGACTCAAGTTTTGAGGTGGTCCCCAGCCCAGCTCTACCTTAGACCTGCTTTTTGTGTCTCAAGAAGGCCATGCTTCTGGGGTCTCAGGGTCCCTGTCATGGGGGAGTGATGAGGGTTATTCAGAGAGGGAGGAAGCGCAGAGGAAGTGGCATCTGTGTGCTGCTTacctgccccctcccccaggtGTCCTGCCTGGAGACAGTGTGGGTGTCAAGAGCCAATGTGATCCAGCGCCGGGGCCGGGCGGGCCGCTGCCAGTCAGGCTTTGCCTACCATTTGTTCCCAAGAAGTCGGCTGGAGAAGATGGTCCCTTTCCAAGTGCCAGAGATCCTGCGCACGCCTCTTGAAAACCTGGTGCTGCAAGCGAAAATCCACATGCCTGAGAAGACGGTGCGGTGGGGCAGGGGCTGGCCTGGGGAGGCAGGCTCATGGCAGGTGGGAGGCGGGCTCATGGCGGGCTCTGGCTCTGTTGGTTGTAGGCAGTGGAGTTCCTGTCCAAGGCTGTGGACAGTCCAAACATCAAAGCAGTGGACGAGGCTGTGATCCTGCTCCAGGAGATTGGTGtgtgggggctgggctgggccgaGCTGGGCTGGGGAGTGGCCCTCGAGGGTGGTACTGACAGCTGAGCCATTGCAGGGGTGCTGGACCATCGGGAGTACCTGACCACTCTGGGGCAGCGCCTGGCCCACATCTCCACCGACCCCCGGCTGGCCAAGGCCATAGTGTTGGCTGCCATCTTCCGCTGCCTGCACCCACTGCTGGTGGTCGTTTCCTGCCTCACCCGGGACCCCTTCAGCAGCAGCCTGCAGAACCGGGCAGAAGTAGACAAGGTTAGTCCCGGCCCTTTCCTGGAGCCCTCCACCCACTGGTGTCCTGAGGGGGCCTTGTCTAGCCCCTGCCCATGACCTGGCTGCCCTATTCTCCCCTCCCAGGTGAAAGCATTGTTGAGCCACGACAGCGGCAGTGACCACCTGGCCTTTGTGCGGGCTGTCGCTGGCTGGGAGGAGGTACTGCGTTGGCAGGATCGCAGCTCCCGGGAGAATTACCTGGAGGAAAACCTGCTCTACGCACCCAGCCTGCGCTTCATCCACGGTCAGCCGGTCCCACACCTGCTCTCCTGAGCCCTCACACCCCTCCCACTCACACTGAGCTCCTGTCACCCCCAGCCTGTGTCTAGGGGCTGTAGGTTGACCGCACATTCTGTCTCCCTAGGACTCATCAAGCAGTTCTCGGAGAACATTTATGAGGCTTTCCTGGTGGGGAAGCCCTCAGACTGCACCCTGGCCTCTGCACAGTGCAATGAGTAcagtgaggaggaggagctggtgaAGGGTGTGCTGATGGCCGGCCTGTACCCCAACCTCATCCAGGTGCTGCCTCTGAGAGGGAGTGGAGTTCATCAGGTTccagcctccttccctttctgcaGCTCCTTGCTCAGCCCCACCCATCTTTTCCTCCATCCCTGCAGGTGAGGCAGGGCAAGGTCACCCGACAGGGGAAGTTCAAGCCCAACAGTGTCACATACAGGACCAAATCAGGCAACATCCTGCTACACAAGTCGACCATTAACAGGTAGGGGCATACAGGCCTGGGTGGGGCAGCTGGGATGGTCCAAAAAAGTGGCCTCACCAGCCCTG
It encodes the following:
- the DHX30 gene encoding ATP-dependent RNA helicase DHX30 isoform X6 is translated as MPPTSWRQLNPESIRPGGPGGLSRSLVRDEEEDEEEELEEGTIDVTDFLSMTQQDSHTPLRDSRGSSFEMTDDDSAIRALTQFPLPKNLLAKVIQIATSSSTAKNLMQFHTVGTKTKLSTLTLLWPCPMTFVAKGRRKAEAENKAAALACKKLKSLGLVDRNNEPLTHAMYNLASLRELGETQRRPCTIQVPEPILRKIETFLNHYPVDSSWIAPELRLQSDDILPLGKDSGPLSDPITGKPYVPLLEAEEVRLSQSLLELWRRRGPVWQEAPQLPVDPHRDTILNAIEHHPVVVISGDTGCGKTTRIPQLLLERYVTEGRGARCNVIITQPRRISAVSVAQRVSHELGPSLRRNVGFQVRLESKPPARGGALLFCTVGILLRKLQSNPSLEGVSHVIVDEVHERDVNTDFLLILLKGLQRLNPALRLVLMSATGDNERFSRYFGGCPVIKVPGFMYPVKEHYLEDILAKLGKHQYLHRHRHHESEDECALDLDLVTDLVLHIDARGEPGGILCFLPGWQEIKGVQQRLQEALGMHESKYLILPVHSNIPMMDQKAIFQQPPVGVRKIVLATNIAETSITINDIVHVVDSGLHKEERYDLKTKVSCLETVWVSRANVIQRRGRAGRCQSGFAYHLFPRSRLEKMVPFQVPEILRTPLENLVLQAKIHMPEKTAVEFLSKAVDSPNIKAVDEAVILLQEIGVLDHREYLTTLGQRLAHISTDPRLAKAIVLAAIFRCLHPLLVVVSCLTRDPFSSSLQNRAEVDKVKALLSHDSGSDHLAFVRAVAGWEEVLRWQDRSSRENYLEENLLYAPSLRFIHGLIKQFSENIYEAFLVGKPSDCTLASAQCNEYSEEEELVKGVLMAGLYPNLIQVRQGKVTRQGKFKPNSVTYRTKSGNILLHKSTINREATRLRSRWLTYFMAVKSNGSVFVRDSSQVHPLAVLLLTDGDVHIRDDGRRATISLSDSDLLRLEGDSRTVRLLRELRRALGRMVERSLRSELAALPPSVQEEHGQLLALLAELLRGPCGSFDVRKTADD
- the DHX30 gene encoding ATP-dependent RNA helicase DHX30 isoform X1; protein product: MAAAKRFMGLVAGVSPRLRPLGTRSAGPQSRSRSFSSGCAPSDCTEAESGMAPGGPGEGDGTMVNASRDLLKEFPQPKNLLNSVIGRALGISHAKDKLVYVHTNGPKKKKVTLHIKWPKSVEVEGYGSKKIDAERQAAAAACQLFKGWGLLGPRNELFDAAKYRVLADRFGSPADSWWRPEPTMPPTSWRQLNPESIRPGGPGGLSRSLVRDEEEDEEEELEEGTIDVTDFLSMTQQDSHTPLRDSRGSSFEMTDDDSAIRALTQFPLPKNLLAKVIQIATSSSTAKNLMQFHTVGTKTKLSTLTLLWPCPMTFVAKGRRKAEAENKAAALACKKLKSLGLVDRNNEPLTHAMYNLASLRELGETQRRPCTIQVPEPILRKIETFLNHYPVDSSWIAPELRLQSDDILPLGKDSGPLSDPITGKPYVPLLEAEEVRLSQSLLELWRRRGPVWQEAPQLPVDPHRDTILNAIEHHPVVVISGDTGCGKTTRIPQLLLERYVTEGRGARCNVIITQPRRISAVSVAQRVSHELGPSLRRNVGFQVRLESKPPARGGALLFCTVGILLRKLQSNPSLEGVSHVIVDEVHERDVNTDFLLILLKGLQRLNPALRLVLMSATGDNERFSRYFGGCPVIKVPGFMYPVKEHYLEDILAKLGKHQYLHRHRHHESEDECALDLDLVTDLVLHIDARGEPGGILCFLPGWQEIKGVQQRLQEALGMHESKYLILPVHSNIPMMDQKAIFQQPPVGVRKIVLATNIAETSITINDIVHVVDSGLHKEERYDLKTKVSCLETVWVSRANVIQRRGRAGRCQSGFAYHLFPRSRLEKMVPFQVPEILRTPLENLVLQAKIHMPEKTAVEFLSKAVDSPNIKAVDEAVILLQEIGVLDHREYLTTLGQRLAHISTDPRLAKAIVLAAIFRCLHPLLVVVSCLTRDPFSSSLQNRAEVDKVKALLSHDSGSDHLAFVRAVAGWEEVLRWQDRSSRENYLEENLLYAPSLRFIHGLIKQFSENIYEAFLVGKPSDCTLASAQCNEYSEEEELVKGVLMAGLYPNLIQVRQGKVTRQGKFKPNSVTYRTKSGNILLHKSTINREATRLRSRWLTYFMAVKSNGSVFVRDSSQVHPLAVLLLTDGDVHIRDDGRRATISLSDSDLLRLEGDSRTVRLLRELRRALGRMVERSLRSELAALPPSVQEEHGQLLALLAELLRGPCGSFDVRKTADD
- the DHX30 gene encoding ATP-dependent RNA helicase DHX30 isoform X3, producing MFSLDSFRKASRDLLKEFPQPKNLLNSVIGRALGISHAKDKLVYVHTNGPKKKKVTLHIKWPKSVEVEGYGSKKIDAERQAAAAACQLFKGWGLLGPRNELFDAAKYRVLADRFGSPADSWWRPEPTMPPTSWRQLNPESIRPGGPGGLSRSLVRDEEEDEEEELEEGTIDVTDFLSMTQQDSHTPLRDSRGSSFEMTDDDSAIRALTQFPLPKNLLAKVIQIATSSSTAKNLMQFHTVGTKTKLSTLTLLWPCPMTFVAKGRRKAEAENKAAALACKKLKSLGLVDRNNEPLTHAMYNLASLRELGETQRRPCTIQVPEPILRKIETFLNHYPVDSSWIAPELRLQSDDILPLGKDSGPLSDPITGKPYVPLLEAEEVRLSQSLLELWRRRGPVWQEAPQLPVDPHRDTILNAIEHHPVVVISGDTGCGKTTRIPQLLLERYVTEGRGARCNVIITQPRRISAVSVAQRVSHELGPSLRRNVGFQVRLESKPPARGGALLFCTVGILLRKLQSNPSLEGVSHVIVDEVHERDVNTDFLLILLKGLQRLNPALRLVLMSATGDNERFSRYFGGCPVIKVPGFMYPVKEHYLEDILAKLGKHQYLHRHRHHESEDECALDLDLVTDLVLHIDARGEPGGILCFLPGWQEIKGVQQRLQEALGMHESKYLILPVHSNIPMMDQKAIFQQPPVGVRKIVLATNIAETSITINDIVHVVDSGLHKEERYDLKTKVSCLETVWVSRANVIQRRGRAGRCQSGFAYHLFPRSRLEKMVPFQVPEILRTPLENLVLQAKIHMPEKTAVEFLSKAVDSPNIKAVDEAVILLQEIGVLDHREYLTTLGQRLAHISTDPRLAKAIVLAAIFRCLHPLLVVVSCLTRDPFSSSLQNRAEVDKVKALLSHDSGSDHLAFVRAVAGWEEVLRWQDRSSRENYLEENLLYAPSLRFIHGLIKQFSENIYEAFLVGKPSDCTLASAQCNEYSEEEELVKGVLMAGLYPNLIQVRQGKVTRQGKFKPNSVTYRTKSGNILLHKSTINREATRLRSRWLTYFMAVKSNGSVFVRDSSQVHPLAVLLLTDGDVHIRDDGRRATISLSDSDLLRLEGDSRTVRLLRELRRALGRMVERSLRSELAALPPSVQEEHGQLLALLAELLRGPCGSFDVRKTADD
- the DHX30 gene encoding ATP-dependent RNA helicase DHX30 isoform X5, translating into MAASRDLLKEFPQPKNLLNSVIGRALGISHAKDKLVYVHTNGPKKKKVTLHIKWPKSVEVEGYGSKKIDAERQAAAAACQLFKGWGLLGPRNELFDAAKYRVLADRFGSPADSWWRPEPTMPPTSWRQLNPESIRPGGPGGLSRSLVRDEEEDEEEELEEGTIDVTDFLSMTQQDSHTPLRDSRGSSFEMTDDDSAIRALTQFPLPKNLLAKVIQIATSSSTAKNLMQFHTVGTKTKLSTLTLLWPCPMTFVAKGRRKAEAENKAAALACKKLKSLGLVDRNNEPLTHAMYNLASLRELGETQRRPCTIQVPEPILRKIETFLNHYPVDSSWIAPELRLQSDDILPLGKDSGPLSDPITGKPYVPLLEAEEVRLSQSLLELWRRRGPVWQEAPQLPVDPHRDTILNAIEHHPVVVISGDTGCGKTTRIPQLLLERYVTEGRGARCNVIITQPRRISAVSVAQRVSHELGPSLRRNVGFQVRLESKPPARGGALLFCTVGILLRKLQSNPSLEGVSHVIVDEVHERDVNTDFLLILLKGLQRLNPALRLVLMSATGDNERFSRYFGGCPVIKVPGFMYPVKEHYLEDILAKLGKHQYLHRHRHHESEDECALDLDLVTDLVLHIDARGEPGGILCFLPGWQEIKGVQQRLQEALGMHESKYLILPVHSNIPMMDQKAIFQQPPVGVRKIVLATNIAETSITINDIVHVVDSGLHKEERYDLKTKVSCLETVWVSRANVIQRRGRAGRCQSGFAYHLFPRSRLEKMVPFQVPEILRTPLENLVLQAKIHMPEKTAVEFLSKAVDSPNIKAVDEAVILLQEIGVLDHREYLTTLGQRLAHISTDPRLAKAIVLAAIFRCLHPLLVVVSCLTRDPFSSSLQNRAEVDKVKALLSHDSGSDHLAFVRAVAGWEEVLRWQDRSSRENYLEENLLYAPSLRFIHGLIKQFSENIYEAFLVGKPSDCTLASAQCNEYSEEEELVKGVLMAGLYPNLIQVRQGKVTRQGKFKPNSVTYRTKSGNILLHKSTINREATRLRSRWLTYFMAVKSNGSVFVRDSSQVHPLAVLLLTDGDVHIRDDGRRATISLSDSDLLRLEGDSRTVRLLRELRRALGRMVERSLRSELAALPPSVQEEHGQLLALLAELLRGPCGSFDVRKTADD
- the DHX30 gene encoding ATP-dependent RNA helicase DHX30 isoform X4; this translates as MVKSSRDLLKEFPQPKNLLNSVIGRALGISHAKDKLVYVHTNGPKKKKVTLHIKWPKSVEVEGYGSKKIDAERQAAAAACQLFKGWGLLGPRNELFDAAKYRVLADRFGSPADSWWRPEPTMPPTSWRQLNPESIRPGGPGGLSRSLVRDEEEDEEEELEEGTIDVTDFLSMTQQDSHTPLRDSRGSSFEMTDDDSAIRALTQFPLPKNLLAKVIQIATSSSTAKNLMQFHTVGTKTKLSTLTLLWPCPMTFVAKGRRKAEAENKAAALACKKLKSLGLVDRNNEPLTHAMYNLASLRELGETQRRPCTIQVPEPILRKIETFLNHYPVDSSWIAPELRLQSDDILPLGKDSGPLSDPITGKPYVPLLEAEEVRLSQSLLELWRRRGPVWQEAPQLPVDPHRDTILNAIEHHPVVVISGDTGCGKTTRIPQLLLERYVTEGRGARCNVIITQPRRISAVSVAQRVSHELGPSLRRNVGFQVRLESKPPARGGALLFCTVGILLRKLQSNPSLEGVSHVIVDEVHERDVNTDFLLILLKGLQRLNPALRLVLMSATGDNERFSRYFGGCPVIKVPGFMYPVKEHYLEDILAKLGKHQYLHRHRHHESEDECALDLDLVTDLVLHIDARGEPGGILCFLPGWQEIKGVQQRLQEALGMHESKYLILPVHSNIPMMDQKAIFQQPPVGVRKIVLATNIAETSITINDIVHVVDSGLHKEERYDLKTKVSCLETVWVSRANVIQRRGRAGRCQSGFAYHLFPRSRLEKMVPFQVPEILRTPLENLVLQAKIHMPEKTAVEFLSKAVDSPNIKAVDEAVILLQEIGVLDHREYLTTLGQRLAHISTDPRLAKAIVLAAIFRCLHPLLVVVSCLTRDPFSSSLQNRAEVDKVKALLSHDSGSDHLAFVRAVAGWEEVLRWQDRSSRENYLEENLLYAPSLRFIHGLIKQFSENIYEAFLVGKPSDCTLASAQCNEYSEEEELVKGVLMAGLYPNLIQVRQGKVTRQGKFKPNSVTYRTKSGNILLHKSTINREATRLRSRWLTYFMAVKSNGSVFVRDSSQVHPLAVLLLTDGDVHIRDDGRRATISLSDSDLLRLEGDSRTVRLLRELRRALGRMVERSLRSELAALPPSVQEEHGQLLALLAELLRGPCGSFDVRKTADD
- the DHX30 gene encoding ATP-dependent RNA helicase DHX30 isoform X2, with the translated sequence MFSLDSFRKDRAQHRQRQCKLPPPRLPPMCVNPAPGGTISRASRDLLKEFPQPKNLLNSVIGRALGISHAKDKLVYVHTNGPKKKKVTLHIKWPKSVEVEGYGSKKIDAERQAAAAACQLFKGWGLLGPRNELFDAAKYRVLADRFGSPADSWWRPEPTMPPTSWRQLNPESIRPGGPGGLSRSLVRDEEEDEEEELEEGTIDVTDFLSMTQQDSHTPLRDSRGSSFEMTDDDSAIRALTQFPLPKNLLAKVIQIATSSSTAKNLMQFHTVGTKTKLSTLTLLWPCPMTFVAKGRRKAEAENKAAALACKKLKSLGLVDRNNEPLTHAMYNLASLRELGETQRRPCTIQVPEPILRKIETFLNHYPVDSSWIAPELRLQSDDILPLGKDSGPLSDPITGKPYVPLLEAEEVRLSQSLLELWRRRGPVWQEAPQLPVDPHRDTILNAIEHHPVVVISGDTGCGKTTRIPQLLLERYVTEGRGARCNVIITQPRRISAVSVAQRVSHELGPSLRRNVGFQVRLESKPPARGGALLFCTVGILLRKLQSNPSLEGVSHVIVDEVHERDVNTDFLLILLKGLQRLNPALRLVLMSATGDNERFSRYFGGCPVIKVPGFMYPVKEHYLEDILAKLGKHQYLHRHRHHESEDECALDLDLVTDLVLHIDARGEPGGILCFLPGWQEIKGVQQRLQEALGMHESKYLILPVHSNIPMMDQKAIFQQPPVGVRKIVLATNIAETSITINDIVHVVDSGLHKEERYDLKTKVSCLETVWVSRANVIQRRGRAGRCQSGFAYHLFPRSRLEKMVPFQVPEILRTPLENLVLQAKIHMPEKTAVEFLSKAVDSPNIKAVDEAVILLQEIGVLDHREYLTTLGQRLAHISTDPRLAKAIVLAAIFRCLHPLLVVVSCLTRDPFSSSLQNRAEVDKVKALLSHDSGSDHLAFVRAVAGWEEVLRWQDRSSRENYLEENLLYAPSLRFIHGLIKQFSENIYEAFLVGKPSDCTLASAQCNEYSEEEELVKGVLMAGLYPNLIQVRQGKVTRQGKFKPNSVTYRTKSGNILLHKSTINREATRLRSRWLTYFMAVKSNGSVFVRDSSQVHPLAVLLLTDGDVHIRDDGRRATISLSDSDLLRLEGDSRTVRLLRELRRALGRMVERSLRSELAALPPSVQEEHGQLLALLAELLRGPCGSFDVRKTADD